A genomic window from Candidatus Woesearchaeota archaeon includes:
- the spt4 gene encoding transcription elongation factor subunit Spt4 — translation MGKKKACKRCRLLFEESECPSCKSALVSTVWHGRLHILDPEHSVIAKKCGFDKKGEYAIKIR, via the coding sequence ATGGGAAAAAAGAAAGCATGCAAACGATGCCGGCTCCTCTTCGAGGAAAGCGAATGTCCTTCATGCAAATCAGCGCTCGTCTCAACCGTATGGCACGGCCGACTGCACATCCTCGATCCTGAACACTCAGTCATTGCAAAAAAATGCGGATTTGACAAAAAGGGCGAATACGCCATTAAAATACGATAA
- a CDS encoding DNA-directed RNA polymerase translates to MFYKVTINDHIRVPPKLFHLPTKEAVIKRIKKKYDGFISKELGVVVDVADVHDIQDGTVIPTDGAAYFNTTFELYTFKPELQEVALGNIRDIADFGAFVNLGPIEGMIHISQTMDDFVSFAKDKTLAGKDTKRVLRVNDKCKARIIAVSFKDLANPKLGLTMRQKFLGRVEWIDEDVKGPIKPAAKEAPQKKQRGKEAK, encoded by the coding sequence ATGTTTTACAAAGTAACCATCAACGACCACATCCGCGTGCCGCCGAAACTCTTTCATCTGCCGACGAAAGAAGCGGTCATCAAGCGCATCAAGAAAAAATACGACGGATTCATTTCAAAAGAGCTCGGCGTTGTTGTCGACGTTGCCGACGTGCATGACATCCAAGACGGCACCGTTATTCCAACTGACGGCGCCGCGTATTTCAATACCACGTTCGAACTCTACACCTTCAAGCCCGAACTGCAGGAAGTCGCGCTGGGAAATATCCGCGACATCGCCGACTTCGGCGCGTTTGTCAACCTCGGCCCCATTGAGGGCATGATTCACATTAGCCAGACCATGGATGATTTCGTTTCATTCGCCAAAGACAAGACGCTCGCGGGCAAGGACACGAAGCGCGTGCTGCGCGTGAACGACAAATGCAAAGCGCGCATCATCGCGGTCAGCTTCAAGGACCTCGCGAACCCGAAACTCGGGCTCACGATGCGCCAGAAATTTTTGGGCCGGGTTGAATGGATTGACGAAGACGTCAAAGGCCCGATAAAGCCAGCAGCAAAAGAAGCTCCGCAAAAAAAACAGCGCGGCAAGGAAGCAAAATAA
- a CDS encoding nucleotide-binding protein: protein MREMEHQATTPATVILDTNFLLIPATFGVDIFSEIQRIYPLKHQFAVVGPTLAELEIIKGRPGKQASAAKLALSLIKAKNINTLPTAVKHTDDAIVAVAQKQGNCVVATQDLALRSRLKKAGISVIVLRQKKYLMML from the coding sequence ATGAGAGAAATGGAACATCAGGCCACCACACCCGCAACCGTCATCCTTGATACCAACTTTTTGCTCATTCCCGCAACCTTTGGCGTGGACATCTTCAGCGAAATTCAGCGGATATACCCGCTTAAACACCAGTTTGCTGTTGTTGGCCCGACGCTCGCCGAGCTGGAAATCATCAAGGGCAGGCCGGGAAAACAGGCGTCGGCTGCAAAGCTCGCCTTGAGCCTCATAAAGGCAAAAAATATAAATACCCTCCCAACAGCGGTTAAACATACCGACGATGCCATCGTTGCAGTTGCTCAAAAACAGGGCAATTGTGTTGTCGCAACCCAAGATTTGGCGTTGCGCAGCCGCCTGAAAAAAGCAGGCATCAGCGTCATTGTCCTTCGACAAAAAAAATACCTTATGATGTTATAA
- a CDS encoding lysylphosphatidylglycerol synthase transmembrane domain-containing protein, whose translation MDHTKLIKGALFTSISVLLVWLLFHSINISDLADAFSRVTLIGVALGFVLYALGYLIRAVRFYYLLDKKLGLRVLFFVVCIHNMINSLLPARLGELSYVYLVKKKNIPLAQSTAGLVLTRIFDLIALIILFLVALFMARATLPVFFKNLIPVVWVVLGVLIVGSITLILCEPWLRRFADSRLQILRMLHSFVHSFRREHTCSKIIMLSLSSIVLWISQFLMIYFIFWHMLPVSGWYILIGSLFPILSTVLPVQGIAGFGSIEAAWALAFVMLGLSKEVAIATGFVFHFVIIGYFLVWGFVGWLGWRREQH comes from the coding sequence ATGGACCATACAAAATTAATCAAAGGTGCCTTGTTCACCAGTATCTCTGTTTTGTTAGTATGGCTTCTCTTTCACTCCATCAACATCAGTGACCTTGCTGATGCGTTCTCCCGCGTCACGCTCATCGGGGTTGCGCTGGGGTTTGTGTTGTATGCATTGGGCTATCTGATTCGAGCGGTTCGGTTTTATTATCTCCTCGACAAAAAGCTTGGATTACGCGTGCTGTTTTTCGTCGTATGCATTCACAACATGATTAACTCACTGCTCCCTGCACGACTCGGAGAACTCTCCTATGTGTATCTCGTCAAGAAAAAAAACATTCCATTAGCCCAGAGCACCGCCGGGCTTGTGCTGACCAGAATTTTTGACCTCATTGCGCTCATCATTCTGTTTCTTGTCGCGCTGTTCATGGCGCGTGCAACACTGCCAGTATTTTTCAAAAATCTGATTCCAGTAGTATGGGTGGTGCTCGGGGTGCTCATTGTCGGCAGTATCACTCTCATTCTCTGCGAGCCATGGCTCCGGCGGTTTGCTGATTCACGTTTACAAATTCTTCGCATGCTCCATTCATTTGTTCACTCATTTCGCCGCGAGCACACCTGCTCGAAGATTATCATGCTTTCGCTGTCAAGCATCGTGCTCTGGATTTCCCAATTTCTGATGATTTATTTTATCTTCTGGCACATGCTGCCAGTCAGCGGCTGGTACATTCTGATTGGCTCTCTGTTTCCGATTTTATCGACGGTGTTGCCGGTGCAGGGCATTGCTGGCTTTGGCTCGATTGAAGCTGCGTGGGCGCTCGCGTTTGTCATGCTCGGGCTTTCAAAAGAAGTTGCCATTGCCACTGGCTTTGTGTTTCACTTTGTGATTATTGGATATTTTCTTGTGTGGGGATTTGTTGGCTGGCTTGGTTGGCGCCGAGAACAACATTAA
- a CDS encoding glycosyltransferase family 39 protein, with product MTDDSHPQSAAPEADLRQAISFIQKNRVWIILGIILLFGLYVRVYHLSYPVVGYHNWKETHYLTEARNFAKHGFLYEGLFVPHWDYPSINDPASGVHGDTLPTGPIVTGFLFMLFGPSLALARLVSIFFVLGAVVFGFLIVQKLFRRTDLALATAALLALNPLLVFFGRTGADIINPGFFFILVGVYYYLCWIEKPSWKNLVVFSLSVTLGVMSKYPNALIGIPMAAVFPWHRLMKKEEFKKYWKQLVVFAIIFSMLFIWVGYTNSYTEKLGTLNVGKQVRLINFSVLFTSEFWATMKAFAADNYTLGGVAVALLSSLLFLFLYTKKSRRISAELNDSFAGRFIVSYILGAVVWFAVMSFKLKGHSYHQYPLVFLFAVLVAFGVVFAASSIAKLLTFMGVKNAHWLTAVRVALLVAFVVMYFFAAKPAWERQFNTQFVGLDLAGDYIRTHSVPNETIFHPSHQSYGVLWHADRTGYYMTKNVTQFKEVEEKRNGQWVFLYQWGMKYMQEKDIWEYLQQHYHVAQFAYVPTGNGIAPVYLLLKRGGTFNESSLNEAVAHSQQNFVDYEFTGGNTQRLMYANVAS from the coding sequence ATGACTGACGATTCACATCCCCAATCCGCAGCACCTGAAGCAGACCTTCGCCAGGCCATTTCATTCATCCAAAAAAACCGCGTGTGGATTATTCTCGGCATTATTCTTCTTTTTGGATTGTATGTTCGCGTGTATCATCTTTCGTATCCTGTTGTGGGCTATCACAACTGGAAAGAAACGCACTACTTGACCGAAGCGCGTAACTTTGCCAAACATGGTTTCCTTTACGAAGGCCTGTTCGTGCCGCACTGGGATTATCCCAGCATTAACGACCCTGCATCAGGCGTGCATGGAGATACACTTCCGACCGGGCCGATTGTTACTGGGTTTTTGTTCATGCTCTTCGGCCCCTCGCTTGCTCTGGCTCGGCTCGTCAGCATCTTTTTCGTGCTCGGCGCCGTGGTGTTTGGATTTTTAATTGTGCAAAAATTGTTCCGCCGGACCGACCTCGCGTTGGCAACTGCAGCATTGCTTGCGCTGAATCCACTCCTTGTTTTTTTCGGCAGAACCGGCGCAGATATAATCAATCCAGGCTTCTTCTTCATCCTCGTTGGCGTGTATTACTACCTCTGCTGGATTGAGAAACCATCATGGAAAAATCTTGTTGTGTTTTCTCTCAGCGTGACGCTGGGCGTCATGAGCAAATATCCCAATGCACTCATCGGCATTCCGATGGCGGCAGTGTTTCCCTGGCACCGGCTCATGAAGAAAGAAGAATTTAAAAAATATTGGAAACAGTTGGTTGTTTTTGCGATCATTTTTTCCATGCTTTTTATCTGGGTTGGCTACACCAACTCGTACACAGAAAAGCTCGGTACGCTTAACGTCGGCAAACAGGTTCGCCTCATTAATTTCAGCGTGCTGTTTACCAGCGAATTCTGGGCAACGATGAAAGCGTTTGCTGCGGACAACTACACGCTCGGCGGCGTGGCTGTTGCACTGCTCAGTTCCCTGCTCTTCTTGTTCCTGTATACAAAAAAAAGCAGGCGCATATCGGCAGAACTCAACGACAGTTTTGCCGGCCGATTTATCGTATCGTATATCCTCGGCGCTGTTGTCTGGTTTGCCGTCATGTCCTTTAAGCTCAAGGGGCACAGCTACCACCAATATCCACTGGTATTCTTGTTTGCCGTCCTCGTTGCATTTGGTGTGGTATTTGCAGCGTCGAGTATTGCAAAGCTGCTCACTTTTATGGGCGTCAAGAATGCACACTGGCTCACCGCAGTGCGCGTTGCACTGCTGGTTGCTTTTGTCGTTATGTACTTTTTTGCTGCAAAGCCGGCATGGGAACGTCAGTTCAACACACAATTTGTCGGTCTCGACCTCGCTGGCGATTACATCCGGACGCATTCCGTTCCCAATGAAACTATTTTCCATCCCAGCCACCAGAGCTATGGCGTGCTGTGGCATGCTGACCGCACGGGCTATTACATGACTAAAAACGTCACCCAGTTTAAGGAAGTCGAAGAGAAGCGAAATGGCCAGTGGGTGTTCCTGTACCAGTGGGGCATGAAATATATGCAGGAAAAAGACATCTGGGAGTATCTCCAGCAGCACTACCATGTTGCGCAATTTGCGTATGTGCCGACGGGCAACGGCATTGCGCCCGTCTATCTTCTGCTCAAGCGCGGCGGCACGTTCAATGAAAGCTCGCTTAACGAAGCAGTTGCCCATTCGCAGCAGAATTTCGTCGACTATGAGTTCACCGGTGGCAACACCCAACGCCTGATGTACGCGAATGTGGCGAGTTGA
- a CDS encoding NAD-dependent epimerase/dehydratase family protein: protein MKKRVFISGVAGFLGSHLADAFLKQGHEVIGCDNLLGGYLDNVPAEVEFYQYDCNFFNSMVKITKNVDVVYHCAATAYEGLSVFSPYFVTKNIYQCSASMIGAAVANGVKRFVMCSSMARYGTQDRIPFTEDMTPKPQDPYGISKYASELLLRNLAETHGMEYTIAVPHNIIGARQKYDDPYRNVASIFANMMLQGRQPIIYGDGEQMRCFSFVQDCIQCLEKMAFEKNVVGEVINIGPDEQPITVNQLAQIIADLLDFKLNIQHVPDRPQEVKLATCSAAKARKLLGYQTKYELKQGLAEMIAWIKQRGPKKFKYHIDLEIINDKTPKTWTDKMF from the coding sequence ATGAAAAAACGTGTGTTCATCAGCGGGGTAGCAGGATTTTTGGGCAGCCATCTTGCTGATGCTTTCTTAAAACAGGGCCATGAAGTCATTGGCTGCGACAACCTGCTTGGTGGGTATCTGGACAATGTTCCGGCGGAAGTTGAGTTCTACCAGTACGACTGCAATTTTTTCAATTCCATGGTGAAAATCACCAAAAATGTTGACGTGGTGTACCACTGCGCCGCAACCGCGTACGAAGGATTGAGCGTGTTTAGCCCGTACTTTGTCACGAAAAATATTTACCAGTGCAGCGCCTCAATGATTGGCGCTGCAGTGGCCAACGGCGTCAAGCGCTTTGTCATGTGCTCGAGCATGGCGCGCTACGGCACCCAAGACCGCATTCCGTTTACCGAGGACATGACGCCGAAGCCGCAGGATCCCTACGGCATTAGCAAGTATGCGTCTGAACTCCTCCTGCGCAACCTTGCCGAAACGCACGGCATGGAATATACTATTGCCGTGCCGCACAACATCATCGGCGCGCGCCAGAAATACGACGACCCCTACCGAAATGTTGCCTCTATTTTTGCTAACATGATGCTCCAAGGCAGGCAGCCGATTATCTACGGGGACGGCGAACAAATGCGCTGTTTCAGCTTTGTGCAGGACTGCATCCAGTGCCTTGAAAAAATGGCATTTGAAAAAAATGTAGTGGGCGAAGTTATCAACATTGGCCCGGACGAGCAGCCGATTACCGTGAACCAGCTCGCGCAGATTATTGCTGACCTCCTTGACTTCAAGCTCAACATCCAGCATGTTCCTGACCGGCCGCAGGAAGTCAAGTTGGCAACCTGCAGTGCCGCCAAGGCGCGAAAATTGCTTGGCTACCAGACCAAATACGAACTCAAGCAGGGCCTTGCTGAAATGATTGCGTGGATTAAACAGCGCGGCCCGAAAAAATTCAAGTACCACATCGACCTCGAAATTATCAACGACAAAACACCAAAAACATGGACTGACAAAATGTTTTAA
- a CDS encoding glycosyltransferase family 2 protein: protein MKTGMNTFIVIAAYNEEKSIVRVVDGLVSEGYQNVVVVDDGSSDATKEAVAEKAQHTSSIHLLTHFINRGQGAALKTGIDYALAQGADIIVTFDADGQHNPKEIKQLIAPIKKGEVDAVLGSRFLGKKSDVPPLKRAVLKGGILFTWLFSGKKLSDTHNGFRALSRKAAQQIQIRQDRMEHASEIIDEICKKNIPFTEVPVTIQYSEYARRKGQSVFNSFKIATKLILRRMMR from the coding sequence ATGAAAACAGGAATGAACACGTTCATCGTCATCGCCGCGTACAACGAAGAAAAAAGCATTGTTCGGGTAGTTGATGGCCTAGTCAGCGAGGGCTACCAAAATGTAGTGGTGGTCGATGATGGCAGCAGCGATGCAACCAAAGAAGCAGTTGCAGAAAAAGCACAGCACACATCAAGTATTCACCTGCTCACTCACTTCATCAACCGCGGACAAGGCGCTGCGCTAAAAACAGGAATTGATTATGCACTCGCACAGGGAGCAGACATCATCGTGACGTTCGATGCCGATGGCCAGCACAATCCGAAAGAAATCAAGCAGCTTATTGCGCCGATAAAAAAAGGCGAAGTCGACGCTGTTCTCGGCTCCCGCTTTCTTGGGAAAAAATCAGATGTTCCACCCCTCAAGCGCGCCGTTCTCAAGGGAGGCATTCTGTTTACCTGGCTTTTTTCAGGCAAGAAACTCTCGGACACGCACAACGGCTTTCGCGCCCTCTCGAGAAAAGCAGCGCAGCAGATTCAAATTCGCCAAGACCGTATGGAGCACGCGTCAGAGATTATCGACGAGATTTGCAAAAAAAACATCCCCTTCACTGAAGTGCCGGTCACGATACAGTATTCAGAGTACGCGCGCAGAAAAGGGCAGAGCGTGTTCAACAGTTTCAAGATTGCAACAAAGCTCATTCTGCGAAGAATGATGCGATAA
- a CDS encoding DUF2304 family protein: MILDPLSIAILFFVLFAWSRAVLRFKEGGIGFKEFFVWTSIWGMVVALILFRDRLGFLTRFTTLQRPIDVILAGSIILLFYLLFRIYVKIDTMDQNVTKIVRELTLQKKK, encoded by the coding sequence ATGATACTCGACCCGTTGAGCATTGCAATTTTGTTTTTCGTGCTGTTCGCCTGGAGCAGGGCTGTGCTGCGCTTCAAGGAAGGCGGCATCGGCTTCAAAGAATTTTTTGTCTGGACTAGTATCTGGGGCATGGTGGTTGCACTGATTCTCTTCCGTGACCGGCTTGGATTTTTGACGCGGTTTACCACACTGCAACGCCCCATTGACGTTATTCTGGCAGGGAGTATTATTCTTCTGTTTTACCTGCTGTTCCGCATCTACGTCAAGATTGATACGATGGACCAGAACGTGACGAAGATAGTGCGGGAATTGACGCTGCAAAAGAAAAAGTGA
- a CDS encoding VTT domain-containing protein, translating to MAWYYLLGLITLFFSMIVQVIIPPIPAELLVISAGKIYGVLLATLVGGTGLFIGSVVAYYIGFYLHGRFSRFFEKKKVKHIMHRLQHYETAILWIRVLPNNPSDIICYAAGMMQFHKKKFLPITFITSYIRCFLLAYLGASLHGLQSFFAIVGILILSGIVTYVVVYKKKK from the coding sequence ATGGCATGGTACTATCTGCTGGGGCTGATTACTCTCTTTTTTTCGATGATTGTCCAAGTGATTATTCCGCCAATTCCTGCAGAGCTTCTGGTCATCAGCGCAGGGAAAATCTATGGTGTTTTGCTGGCGACCCTTGTTGGCGGTACCGGGCTGTTCATCGGTTCAGTGGTGGCATATTACATCGGCTTTTATCTGCATGGGCGTTTTTCCCGTTTTTTCGAGAAGAAAAAAGTCAAGCATATCATGCACCGGCTCCAGCACTACGAGACTGCCATCTTATGGATTCGCGTGCTTCCGAATAATCCATCTGACATCATCTGCTACGCTGCCGGCATGATGCAATTTCACAAAAAAAAGTTTTTGCCGATTACGTTTATTACCTCCTACATCAGGTGCTTTCTTCTTGCGTATCTTGGCGCGTCGCTTCATGGGCTTCAGAGTTTCTTTGCGATTGTTGGCATTTTAATTCTGTCAGGTATTGTGACGTATGTGGTAGTGTATAAGAAAAAGAAATAA